The proteins below come from a single Macrobrachium nipponense isolate FS-2020 chromosome 17, ASM1510439v2, whole genome shotgun sequence genomic window:
- the LOC135195887 gene encoding uncharacterized protein LOC135195887 has translation MNQCNYLKRVLDKFQMSGCKPKSVPCDPSVNNEVFLDSEKLVDAKLYREIVGSLIYIMMVTRPDICFVVTKLSQYMSNPSKADFSLAKYVLRYLKGTLHYDLKFSKSDDELKESGFCDSDWGSSSDRRSITGYCFQLYSKGSLISWKSKKQIIVARSSCEAEYVSLTCAIQEA, from the coding sequence ATGAACCAGTGTAATTATCTGAAGAGAGTTCTTGATAAATTTCAAATGTCAGGCTGTAAGCCAAAATCTGTACCATGTGATCCAAGTGTAAATAATGAAGTGTTTCTTGATTCTGAAAAGTTAGTGGATGCTAAGCTTTATAGAGAAATTGTTGGTAGTCTTATTTACATTATGATGGTAACAAGACCTGATATTTGTTTTGTTGTGACTAAGTTATCACAATATATGTCTAACCCTTCCAAAGCAGATTTTAGTCTAGCAAAATATGTCCTGAGATATTTAAAGGGTACTTTGCATTATGATTTGAAGTTTTCTAAGTCTGATGATGAATTAAAAGAGAGTGGTTTTTGTGATTCTGACTGGGGTTCTTCAAGTGATAGAAGAAGTATCACAGGTTACTGTTTTCAGTTATATTCTAAAGGTTCCCTTATTTCATGGAAATCTAAGAAACAAATAATTGTAGCACGGTCATCTTGTGAAGCAGAGTATGTATCTTTAACTTGTGCTATCCAGGAAGCTTAG